One segment of Babesia bigemina genome assembly Bbig001, chromosome : II DNA contains the following:
- a CDS encoding base excision DNA repair protein, HhH-GPD family domain containing protein, putative yields the protein MAATWRRPWFKLLALALCSLKSLVRGVRNLRLTVGKSHCWIAPAGLRIRVSQSATLVEQPTDTPHLTEILESTANPGHDSVKQHIENILNPTVSLESLVNIMARGKQPRAESLGAPADSEASTATQSPARVKKVKQILAKKPKVEYDNDYIELQYDTKTQPFRHVGENECSIPNFSNVWNAIVDMRQDKNAPVDTMGAHCCADESADKATYEYQTLIACMLSSQTKDAVTAAAMDALKARGLNVETVAKMPEEELDSLISKVGFHKTKAKHIKQATDIIIEQYNGRVPDSIQELVSLPGVGPKMANLVMQLAFKRINGIAVDLHVHRIANRLGWVKTKTPEETRLKLQALLPQKLWAEINHLLVGFGQTICVAAGPGCATCAANTWCPTGRANLAK from the exons ATGGCGGCGACATGGCGGAGACCCTGGTTTAAACTCCTCGCTTTGGCGCTGTGCTCACTCAAGTCGCTCGTCCGAGGGGTGAGGAATCTGCGACTCACCGTCGGCAAGTCGCACT GCTGGATCGCGCCAGCGGGGCTGCGCATACGCGTATCGCAATCGGCCACGTTGGTTGAGCAACCAACAGACACGCCGCACCTCACCGAGATCTTGGAATCCACAGCCAACCCGGGGCACGATTCAGTAAAGCAGCACATAGAGAACATTCTCAACCCGACGGTCAGCTTGGAGTCACTCGTCAACATCATGGCGAGGGGCAAGCAGCCGAGGGCGGAGTCGTTGGGAGCGCCGGCCGATTCCGAGGCGAGCACCGCCACGCAAAGCCCGGCGCGCGTGAAGAAAGTCAAGCAGATACTGGCCAAAAAGCCGAAGGTGGAGTACGACAACGACTACATCGAGCTGCAGTACGACACCAAGACGCAGCCCTTCAGGCACGTCGGGGAGAACGAGTGCTCCATCCCCAACTTTTCGAATGTGTGGAACGCAATCGTGGACATGCGGCAGGAC AAAAACGCACCCGTTGACACCATGGGCGCGCACTGCTGCGCTGACGAGAGCGCGGACAAGGCAACCTACGAATACCAAACGCTCATCGCGTGCATGCTTTCAAGCCAGACCAAGGACGCCGTGACTGCTGCGGCGATGGACGCGCTCAAGGCCCGTGGGCTGAACGTGGAGACCGTTGCAAAGATGCCAGAGGAGGAGCTGGACTCACTCATTTCCAAGGTCGGATTCCACAAGACCAAGGCGAAGCACATCAAGCAGGCGACCGACATCATCATCGAACAGTACAACGGAAGGGTGCCAGACTCCATCCAGGAGCTCGTCTCGCTGCCTGGGGTCGGACCCAAGATGGCAAACCTCGTAATGCAGCTG GCGTTCAAGCGTATCAACGGCATCGCCGTCGACCTGCACGTGCACAGGATTGCCAACAGGTTGGGCTGGGTGAAGACCAAGACACCCGAAGAAACGAGGCTCAAGTTACAGGCCCTGCTGCCGCAGAAGCTGTGGGCGGAGATAAACCACCTATTGGTGGGTTTTGGGCAGACCATTTGCGTCGCCGCGGGCCCCGGATGCGCCACGTGCGCAGCCAACACATGGTGCCCGACTGGGAGGGCGAACCTTGCAAAATAA
- a CDS encoding nuclear prelamin A recognition factor-like, putative has protein sequence MKVETMFSSAVKIDQLNDFLNLSEECVLPVGKSGESYEVKLHEKAAPGANKLQLAAADKDTKRIVVGISDCMSCSGCLTSSEEIILKDRGYEDIARKIRQADAAAVSIASQTAFMFAATYNVTYQTAFRKLAYLLKWLGAKRVYDMSLAEAVALHEAKLEFRDTVAASLDAKARIKLQQGGTLEPADVETAMRSGTNAAASGRGTDSDADDGGGDERGQPGMPIIAAHCPGFATYAEKNLDLTVVSHISRVASSQHIQGALVKTLGSFELAAQRSRVPVEPTSGVFNGPYGGLVETLKSVGSYARRRNIEMKPIYHVTTAPCYDKKIEAARSQSDKNLKGIYQHLGLQNESFAGDVKLVDDVLSTGDLQKIMELHNLDFRSMPEADLDRVFSDKHAFLFSKLFEQDVKLPPRHDDSYVRPGSTQAQSGGFAEEIMKFAAQSIVKADEVPSFTETLNHDYQEATLRVGGKPVMTFVLAYGFRNVQNIVQKLKRKAQSGACLMAYIEVMACPGGCFNGAGQVLTPPPADKSYLNNFMKWVRNEGVARSTDKAMRLYHTACRYANTSDREDVKAISSTVIPVLNRLAAVNLIATRVQNQADNATRSAALKW, from the exons ATGAAGGTGGAAACGATGTTTTCCAGCGCGGTTAAGATAGACCAGCTTAACGACTTCCTCAACCTCAGCGAGGAATGCGTGCTGCCCGTTGGAAAGAGCGGCGAGAGCTACGAGGTCAAGCTGCACGAGAAAGCCGCGCCGGGCGCTAACAAGCTCCAGCTGGCCGCTGCCGACAAGGACACGAAGCGCATCGTCGTCGGAATCAGCGACTGTATGTCCTGCTCAGGCTGCCTTACGTCGTCGGAAGAGATCATCCTCAAGGACCGTGGCTACGAGGATATCGCGCGAAAAATACGGCAGGCGgacgcagccgccgtctcTATCGCATCGCAAACCGCCTTCATGTTCGCCGCCACGTACAACGTGACCTACCAGACGGCGTTCCGGAAACTCGCATACCTGCTCAAATGGCTGGGCGCCAAGCGGGTATACGACATGAGTCTCGCGGAAGCCGTGGCTCTGCACGAGGCGAAGTTGGAGTTCCGCGACACCGTGGCCGCGTCGCTGGATGCCAAGGCGCGCATCAAGCTGCAACAGGGCGGGACCCTGGAACCAGCTGACGTCGAAACCGCCATGAGGAGTGGCACCAACGCCGCGGCATCAGGGCGGGGCACCGACTCTGACGCAGACGACGGTGGGGGTGACGAGCGGGGCCAACCCGGCATGCCCATCATAGCTGCGCACTGCCCCGGTTTCGCCACGTACGCCGAGAAGAACCTCGACCTGACCGTAGTCTCCCACATAAGCAGGGTGGCGTCGAGCCAGCACATACAGGGCGCCTTGGTCAAGACCCTGGGCAGCTTTGAGCTGGCCGCGCAGCGCTCCCGCGTGCCTGTGGAACCCACCTCTGGCGTGTTCAACGGGCCGTACGGGGGACTCGTTGAAACCCTGAAGAGCGTGGGGAGTTACGCCAGACGGCGCAACATTGAGATGAAGCCCATATACCACGTTACAACCGCGCCGTGCTATGACAAGAAAATCGAGGCCGCGCGAAGCCAATCGGACAAGAACCTCAAAGGCATATACCAGCACCTTGGATTGCAAAATGAAAGTTTTGCGGGAGATGTCAAGCTTGTGGACGACGTGCTCTCCACGGGCGACCTCCAGAAGATCATGGAGCTGCACAACCTGGACTTCCGATCGATGCCCGAGGCCGACCTGGATCGGGTGTTCTCGGACAAGCACGCCTTTTTGTTTTCCAAGCttttcgagcaggatgTCAAGCTGCCGCCACGCCACGACGACAGTTACGTCAGACCCGGGAGTACCCAGGCGCAGTCGGGTGGCTTCGCCGAGGAGATCATGAAATTCGCGGCCCAGTCGATCGTGAAAGCTGACGAGGTGCCTTCGTTCACGGAGACGCTGAACCACGACTACCAG GAGGCCACACTCAGGGTCGGCGGCAAGCCCGTCATGACGTTCGTGCTCGCCTACGGGTTTAGGAACGTGCAGAACATCGTACAGAAGCTCAAACGGAAGGCCCAGTCGGGAGCATGCCTCATGGCCTACATCGAGGTGATGGCATGCCCCGGCGGGTGCTTCAATGGTGCGGGGCAGGTGCTGACGCCGCCTCCCGCCGATAAGAGCTACCTCAACAACTTCATGAAGTGGGTGCGGAACGAGGGCGTGGCGAGGTCAACTGACAAGGCGATGAGGCTGTaccacacagcctgtcgcTACGCCAACACCAGCGACCGTGAGGACGTTAAGGCCATCTCCTCCACCGTCATTCCCGTTTTGAACAGGCTGGCGGCTGTCAACCTCATCGCAACGAGAGTGCAGAACCAGGCCGATAACGCAACGCGATCGGCCGCCCTCAAATGGTAG
- a CDS encoding ABC transporter, ATP-binding protein domain containing protein, putative, protein MEQNNIAGAKPRWYEYLYFWRPYSVMKRIQDGDYTADKGYGNYSDSRGMKFLSFGWITKWIGLVAYGNLHYDRYPGIPASDFDTFASTELSLCLIEGRSIPRGPFFTKVVGEMRWSILRVFRHAFTYLLFLTVMKDATELLVICLMKMVVGGVTLNSSSAILSYVLTTAAIASAIALDAFVEAYHHFYYRRMSLRVEITLQTLLFGKILARDRQLAMHQSVNVSFHGSSVDRDQQPSSDSSRATSEADASDEVNILNLALFDVDEISNGIVRVIDLVNVPIKVCMLSIWLYREIGWSSVQSLGIIGVMTVLMLLSECQCASLLKDYVRRVDLRLFKTQVVLEDLRNLRLVKWVGYAMENVMGSRMHELQSCLKRAYLSALSSWVGMVAPNVMALFIFVTSAMNNSTVLRGLNLDKSQALPLLHALSYFIRPLRKLPSDINDHMETSISCRRLEDYVYRKVLDTHVPTPYDKFSERVPDSNSDCQHPYKVDMSTLYANGRPSAFSIARRKFVNRLPAWMIPKMPAGSTASTSRSLTPFNVGIDSPSWSFIRSRDSITLDSELLRDSFMGVNYPHVVQFSHAFFGWTSVPILSNVNLTLRPNEVTFLIGPPGSGKTSLLSAILGDLQLLSGSVCVVPWEVNLPIGYVSQEPWIPVGTVRECILFGHQMDVMLYNRVVSAVGLDTDIANWEAGDLRVLDEGGQNLSTGQRVRISLARCLYNQMMHSHNVHAASYTLYCLDEPFSVLDPSLAVRIFTMLFGPTGLMTGASAIIVVQEGFIHTLRSSGVNFAGMKYFVYHLDGPITEPRLETLEEFEGKHVPNEPADAAGLQTADSFDELGVISALHTVEVFNTSGSIGDLDSTSDDPKSDVVTESSSKASSTQLGDNNQARGALRWSNFMWLFNHIGMSTVLTMLAVSFITVSMSIFSEQVVRCWGAIVDTQRCVLPEGTDDMAVDQIMMETQAYDPIMRLKLNHYYLFVLSNSLIVVLCMCIIFLEPLGTFQAARSVYESALGGVLRSPLSVFSTMRIGTINNRLSTDQTYVDYNCFTRFSSTASTLMYSTISIVMICILNWWSGAMLPIVLFLTFVVVVRDYLPMCRENMRTTLCTRAALCTLISQTVTGASVIRSSRREGVAMSQFLRYLDAYERTKFFHACAVAWGNVRIRIMGFPLILANVLSPLVQLMLQPPADCGTAMDVHVSTALMYSLKVSRSLKAVIAMMVDVSNIMCACQRLQDMSKLGPQYDHKYERLRISAKSRSARHGVTSSSASPERLSQEGAISFQLTRTGVVLRNVVVDYTFIPPVKSANETLAGADDAPQPVISYRRLSLSCPFLSFPPGQHVGIVGRTGSGKSTLLSALAGAVNLVRGTIELDGVNIERISSDENCTTIGNIPHNPPLLVHWTVRDYVDPKHEWEDVAIWEALYTCSAGPFVRSLPGPNPLDVVLKKSWTNKCKGKKDNVDSSGTPSVVILDVHLQYLSLARLWLYKRELRMLLVDEASVIGTSEGQSFQPIHELLNRLFRSCNVFLVAHNAESLQLCDRILVLDNGRVVGECQASEVSSQRDLAARCRQFARGANPPSDE, encoded by the exons ATGGAGCAAAACAACATCGCCGGGGCTAAACCCCGGTGGTACGAGTACCTGTATTTCTGGCGCCCGTATTCCGTCATGAAGCGCATACAAGACGGCGATTACACGGCGGATAAGGGTTACGGCAACTACTCGGACAGCCGCGGCATGAAGTTCCTGTCGTTCGGGTGGATAACCAAGTGGATTGGCCTGGTGGCGTACGGCAACCTTCACTACGACAGGTACCCAGGAATACCCGCCAGCGACTTCGACACGTTCGCCTCGACGGAGCTGAGCCTGTGCCTCATCGAGGGCCGCTCCATCCCGCGCGGGCCCTTCTTCACCAAGGTCGTGGGTGAAATGCGGTGGAGCATATTGCGCGTTTTCCGGCACGCATTCACATATCTGCTGTTCCTGACGGTGATGAAGGACGCGACTGAGCTGCTGGTGATTTGCCTGATGAAGATGGTGGTCGGCGGGGTCACGCTCAACAGCTCCTCGGCAATCCTCTCGT ACGTTCTGACGACGGCCGCAATCGCGTCGGCCATAGCGCTGGACGCGTTCGTGGAGGCCTACCATCACTTCTACTACAGGCGCATGTCGCTGCGGGTGGAGATCACGCTCCAGACGCTGCTGTTCGGGAAGATCCTGGCGCGCGACCGCCAGCTGGCGATGCACCAGAGCGTAAACGTGTCATTCCacggcagcagcgtcgACAGGGACCAGCAGCCATCGAGTGACTCCTCCCGAGCCACTAGCGAGGCGGACGCGTCGGACGAGGTGAACATCCTCAACCTGGCGCTCTTCGACGTCGACGAGATCTCCAACGGGATCGTGCGCGTCATCGATCTCGTGAACGTGCCGATAAAGGTATGCATGCTCAGCATCTGGTTGTACAGGGAGATCGGCTGGAGCTCCGTGCAATCGCTGGGCATCATCGGGGTCATGACGGTGCTGATGCTCCTCTCCGAGTGCCAGTGCGCGTCCCTGCTGAAGGATTATGTGCGGCGTGTGGATCTGCGGCTTTTCAAGACCCAGGTAGTCCTGGAGGACCTGCGCAACCTGCGCCTGGTAAAGTGGGTGGGATACGCAATGGAGAACGTCATGGGAAGCCGGATGCACGAGCTGCAGTCATGCCTGAAGCGGGCGTACCTGAGTGCCTTGAGCAGCTGGGTGGGCATGGTGGCGCCGAACGTGATGGCGCTCTTCATCTTCGTGACGTCGGCGATGAACAATTCCACGGTGCTGCGCGGCCTGAACCTTGACAAGAGCCAAGCGCTGCCGCTCCTGCACGCACTGAGCTATTTCATCAGGCCGCTGCGGAAGCTGCCTTCGGACATCAACGACCACATGGAAACCTCCATTTCGTGCCGCCGGCTCGAGGACTACGTGTACCGCAAGGTGCTCGACACGCACGTGCCGACGCCGTACGATAAGTTTTCCGAGCGCGTCCCGGATAGCAACTCGGACTGCCAGCATCCGTACAAGGTCGACATGTCAACGCTCTACGCAAATGGTAGGCCCAGTGCCTTCTCCATCGCCAGACGCAAGTTCGTCAACCGCCTGCCTGCATGGATGATTCCGAAGATGCCAGCGGGGTCCACGGCCAGTACCTCGCGCTCGCTCACGCCCTTCAACGTGGGCATAGATAGCCCCAGCTGGTCGTTCATACGCTCTCGGGACTCAATCACCCTGGACAGCGAGCTTCTGCGCGACTCCTTCATGGGGGTCAACTACCCGCACGTGGTCCAGTTCTCCCACGCGTTCTTTGGCTGGACGTCGGTTCCCATCCTCTCTAACGTCAACTTGACGTTGCGGCCAAACGAGGTCACCTTCCTCATTGGGCCGCCCGGCTCGGGAAAGACCTCTCTCTTGAGCGCGATACTGGGCGACCTCCAGCTGCTGTCTG GTTCCGTCTGCGTGGTCCCTTGGGAAGTTAACCTCCCCATTGGATACGTGAGCCAAGAGCCGTGGATCCCCGTGGGCACTGTGCGGGAATGTATCCTCTTCGGCCACCAGATGGACGTCATGCTCTACAACCGCGTGGTGAGCGCAGTGGGACTCGACACGGACATCGCCAACTGGGAAGCGGGCGACTTACGTGTGCTGGATGAGGGCGGACAGAACCTGAGCACTGGTCAGCGGGTGCGCATTTCGCTGGCCCGCTGCCTCTACAACCAGATGATGCACTCGCACAACGTCCACGCCGCGTCCTACACGCTGTACTGCCTGGATGAGCCTTTCTCGGTGTTGGACCCTTCGCTGGCCGTTAGGATATTCACGATGCTCTTCGGGCCAACGGGTCTGATGACGGGCGCCAGCGCCATCATCGTGGTGCAGGAGGGCTTCATCCACACGCTGCGCTCAAGCGGCGTTAACTTCGCAGGCATGAAATACTTCGTGTACCACCTTGACGGGCCCATCACGGAGCCGCGATTGGAGACTCTGGAAGAATTTGAAGGCAAGCACGTCCCGAACGAACCGGCCGACGCGGCCGGCCTGCAGACCGCCGATTCGTTTGACGAGTTGGGCGTCATCAGCGCGTTGCACACGGTCGAGGTTTTCAACACTTCTGGGTCCATTGGTGACCTTGACAGCACCAGCGACGATCCAAAGTCTGACGTAGTCACCGAAAGTTCGTCAAAAGCCTCGTCCACGCAGTTGGGCGACAACAACCAGGCACGCGGAGCCCTGCGGTGGAGCAACTTCATGTGGCTGTTCAACCACATTGGGATGTCTACGGTGCTGACCATGCTTGCGGTGTCGTTCATCACCGTCTCCATGAGCATTTTCAGTGAGCAGGTCGTGCGCTGCTGGGGCGCCATCGTCGACACGCAGCGCTGCGTCCTCCCCGAAGGCACGGATGATATGGCTGTGGACCAGATTATGATGGAAACGCAGGCGTACGACCCCATAATGCGCCTGAAGCTGAACCACTACTACCTCTTCGTGCTCTCCAACAGTTTGATCGTGGTCCTCTGCATGTGCATCATCTTTCTGGAGCCACTCGGGACGTTCCAAGCCGCGCGCAGCGTGTACGAATCGGCGCTCGGGGGCGTGCTGCGTTCCCCGCTGTCCGTGTTCAGCACCATGCGCATCGGCACCATCAACAACCGCCTATCCACCGACCAGACCTACGTGGACTACAACTGCTTCACACGGTTCTCCAGCACCGCGTCCACGCTGATGTACAGCACGATATCCATCGTCATGATCTGCATCCTCAACTGGTGGTCGGGTGCCATGCTTCCCATAGTCCTGTTTCTGAccttcgtcgtcgtcgtgcGTGACTACCTTCCCATGTGCAG GGAGAACATGCGTACAACGCTGTGTACGCGCGCCGCGCTCTGCACGCTCATCAGCCAGACCGTCACCGGCGCAAGCGTCATCCGCTCCTCGCGCCGTGAGGGTGTCGCCATGTCGCAATTCCTGCGCTACCTGGACGCGTACGAGCGCACCAAGTTCTTCCACGCATGCGCCGTCGCGTGGGGAAACGTCCGCATACGGATAATGGGTTTCCCGCTGATCTTGGCGAACGTGTTGTCGCCGCTGGTCCAGCTCATGCTACAGCCGCCCGCGGACTGCGGCACCGCCATGGACGTGCACGTTAGCACAGCGCTGATGTACTCACTGAAGGTATCGAGGTCACTGAAGGCCGTGATTGCTATGATGGTCGACGTGTCTAACATCATGTGCGCGTGCCAGCGGCTACAG GACATGTCCAAACTTGGGCCGCAGTACGACCACAAGTACGAACGCCTGCGAATATCTGCCAAGTCGCGGAGCGCGCGCCACGGTGTAACGAGCTCCTCTGCCTCGCCCGAACGCCTCTCCCAGGAGGGCGCGATATCGTTCCAGCTCACGCGCACCGGAGTGGTGCTCCGTAACGTCGTCGTGGACTACACGTTCATCCCGCCCGTCAAATCCGCGAACGAAACGCTGGCAGGCGCCGACGACGCTCCACAACCGGTAATCAGCTACAGGCGCCTGTCGCTGTCGTGCCCGTTCCTGTCGTTCCCACCAGGCCAGCACGTTGGCATCGTGGGCCGCACAGGCTCCGGGAAGAGCACGCTGCTGTCGGCGCTGGCTGGCGCGGTGAACTTGGTGCGGGGCACTATAGAGCTGGACGGCGTGAACATCGAACGCATCTCGTCCGACGAGAACTGCACCACCATCGGCAACATCCCTCACAACccgccgctgctggtgcaCTGGACCGTGCGCGACTACGTCGACCCGAAACACGAGTGGGAAGACGTCGCTATTTGGGAGGCACTGTACACGTGCAGCGCGGGCCCCTTCGTGCGCAGCCTGCCGGGCCCCAACCCGCTGGACGTCGTGCTGAAGAAATCCTGGACTAACAAGTGCAAGGGCAAGAAGGACAACGTCGACAGCTCAGGCACCCCGAGCGTCGTCATACTCGACGTCCACCTGCAGTACCTCAGCCTAGCGAGGTTGTGGCTCTACAAGCGGGAGCTGCGCATGCTGCTGGTCGACGAGGCGTCGGTGATAGGCACGTCGGAGGGGCAGTCGTTCCAGCCCATCCACGAGCTGCTGAACCGCCTgttccgcagctgcaatgTCTTCCTCGTTGCGCACAACGCCGAGTCGCTGCA GTTATGCGACCGCATCTTGGTGCTCGACAACGGCCGCGTTGTTGGCGAATGCCAAGCGTCCGAAGTCTCCAGCCAACGCGACCTGGCCgcgcgctgccgccaattCGCGCGCGGCGCGAATCCCCCATCTGACGAGTAG